The proteins below come from a single Cloacibacillus sp. genomic window:
- the yajC gene encoding preprotein translocase subunit YajC: MLLPLAMFAAIFYFMIIRPQKKKQKAHEDMLASISKGDTVITAGGFFGIVRETLDDSYIIELDEGVKARILKSSVSMKKNDGSTAGTQPKKKKSKKSEALVEENKPEAEAAKPVEEAPLLEAAAVEGDPDAAVVEESIAAAEDKDEESKKEA, from the coding sequence ATGTTGCTACCTCTCGCAATGTTTGCGGCGATATTCTATTTCATGATTATCAGGCCGCAGAAAAAGAAACAGAAGGCGCATGAAGATATGCTCGCCAGCATCAGTAAGGGAGATACGGTGATAACCGCCGGAGGGTTCTTTGGAATAGTCCGCGAGACCCTTGATGACAGCTACATCATCGAACTTGACGAGGGCGTTAAGGCGCGTATACTCAAAAGCTCCGTCTCAATGAAAAAGAACGACGGCAGCACGGCGGGTACACAGCCGAAGAAAAAGAAGTCTAAGAAATCCGAGGCTTTGGTTGAAGAAAACAAGCCGGAGGCCGAAGCGGCCAAACCGGTGGAGGAGGCTCCTTTGCTGGAGGCCGCCGCGGTAGAGGGAGATCCAGATGCCGCCGTAGTCGAAGAGAGCATCGCCGCCGCCGAAGATAAAGATGAGGAATCCAAGAAAGAGGCGTAA
- a CDS encoding redox-sensing transcriptional repressor Rex translates to MKVAEPMVERLIQYYRLLMLMKEEGRKVVSSLQMGEMLGIKASQVRKDLSYFGEIGKRGVGYHVNRLCAHIENILASPRVWRVALAGVGNLGTALMGHTAFQSYKFNVEALFDVDPEKVGRKVMGVECFHSDDIARVMEERNIEVLLLAVPAAAAQACVDKAVASPTLKGILAFTPATVVVPERILFYRVDIFVKLEKLLFFLKEQEKQH, encoded by the coding sequence ATGAAAGTAGCGGAACCAATGGTAGAGAGGCTTATACAATACTACCGTCTCCTGATGCTGATGAAAGAAGAGGGACGAAAGGTCGTCTCCTCGCTTCAAATGGGTGAGATGCTCGGTATAAAGGCGAGCCAGGTACGCAAGGATCTCTCCTACTTCGGCGAAATAGGAAAGCGCGGCGTCGGTTACCATGTGAACCGTCTTTGCGCGCATATCGAGAATATTCTTGCCTCGCCGCGCGTATGGCGCGTGGCGCTTGCCGGCGTGGGGAACCTCGGCACCGCGCTGATGGGGCACACAGCCTTCCAGAGCTATAAATTCAATGTTGAGGCGCTCTTCGACGTTGACCCGGAGAAGGTCGGACGTAAAGTGATGGGAGTGGAGTGCTTCCATTCGGATGACATCGCCAGGGTGATGGAGGAGCGCAATATAGAGGTGCTTTTGCTCGCGGTGCCGGCTGCTGCGGCGCAGGCCTGCGTCGATAAGGCCGTCGCCTCGCCGACGCTGAAGGGGATACTGGCCTTTACTCCCGCGACGGTGGTCGTTCCCGAAAGGATACTATTTTATCGCGTGGATATATTCGTCAAACTTGAGAAGCTTCTCTTCTTTCTTAAGGAGCAGGAAAAACAGCATTAG
- the eno gene encoding phosphopyruvate hydratase, translated as MSRIESIHAREILDSRGFPTVEVEVRLDSGTMGGASVPCGASTGTYEAFEMRDKDNGRYRGRGVLDAVKNINEVIAPALKGLNPAEQALVDNTMIELDGTLHKIRLGANATLGVSLAVARAAANDLVVPLWRYLGGLNADLMPVPMMNVINGGVHADNNLNIQEFLIIPHGAPSFAESLHMGTETYHALKDILARTGKPTGTGDEGGFSCDFRDPDEVLETLMLAISEAGYQPGRDISIGLDVAASQFAVEGAYQFPGSNCRFTACELIDMYENLCAKYPVISIEDGLAEDDWQGWVSLTERLGKKIELIGDDLFVTHKDRLRLGIEKHAANAVLIKPNQIGTLTETLNVCEMALRAGYNRIISHRSGETSDSFIADLSVATGAGQIKAGAPRGMERVRKYNRLIRIEEALAGRSEFAGKPSPRV; from the coding sequence TTGTCACGTATAGAGAGCATTCACGCCAGAGAGATATTGGATTCCAGAGGTTTTCCGACTGTAGAGGTCGAGGTCAGGCTCGACTCAGGTACGATGGGAGGCGCGAGCGTGCCCTGCGGAGCTTCCACCGGCACCTATGAGGCATTTGAGATGCGTGATAAGGACAACGGAAGATATCGTGGCCGCGGCGTCCTTGACGCGGTTAAGAATATAAACGAGGTCATCGCCCCCGCGCTAAAAGGATTAAACCCCGCTGAACAGGCGCTCGTTGACAATACTATGATTGAACTTGACGGAACGCTGCATAAGATTCGTCTGGGGGCGAACGCGACGCTCGGCGTTTCGCTGGCCGTGGCGCGCGCAGCGGCGAACGACCTTGTGGTCCCCCTCTGGCGTTATCTGGGAGGCCTCAACGCCGACCTGATGCCGGTGCCGATGATGAACGTTATAAACGGCGGCGTGCACGCCGATAACAATCTGAACATACAGGAATTTCTCATCATCCCGCATGGAGCTCCCTCATTCGCGGAGTCTCTGCATATGGGAACCGAGACCTACCACGCGCTGAAGGATATCCTGGCGCGCACGGGAAAGCCTACGGGGACGGGAGACGAGGGCGGTTTCTCATGCGATTTCCGCGATCCCGACGAGGTGCTGGAGACGCTGATGCTTGCGATAAGCGAGGCCGGATATCAACCGGGACGGGATATTTCGATCGGCCTTGACGTGGCTGCGAGCCAGTTCGCGGTCGAGGGGGCCTACCAGTTCCCCGGCTCCAACTGCCGTTTTACAGCGTGCGAGCTTATCGATATGTATGAGAATCTCTGCGCGAAATATCCCGTTATCTCAATTGAGGACGGCCTTGCGGAGGATGACTGGCAGGGCTGGGTCTCACTCACCGAGCGTCTTGGCAAAAAGATAGAGCTTATAGGCGACGATTTATTTGTGACCCATAAAGACCGACTGAGGCTGGGCATTGAAAAACACGCGGCGAACGCGGTCCTCATCAAGCCGAACCAGATCGGTACGCTGACGGAGACGCTGAATGTCTGCGAGATGGCGCTGCGTGCCGGATACAACCGGATAATTTCCCACCGTTCCGGCGAGACCTCCGACTCTTTCATCGCCGACCTTTCGGTGGCGACGGGAGCCGGGCAGATAAAGGCGGGAGCGCCGCGCGGTATGGAACGGGTCCGTAAATACAACAGGCTGATACGCATAGAGGAGGCCCTCGCTGGGCGTTCCGAGTTTGCGGGAAAACCCTCTCCCAGGGTATAG
- a CDS encoding S4 domain-containing protein produces MRLDKYLKLSRLIKRRTVAQEMAEIGAVRVNKRQCKPAAEVREDDVVEIAYPRRILTVKVLTADETALKRNAPAYTVIEEKEAASGEKPW; encoded by the coding sequence TTGAGGCTGGATAAATATCTGAAGCTGTCGCGCCTGATAAAGCGCAGGACGGTCGCGCAGGAGATGGCGGAGATCGGCGCGGTGCGCGTCAACAAGAGGCAGTGCAAACCCGCCGCCGAGGTCCGTGAGGACGATGTCGTCGAGATCGCCTATCCGCGGCGCATTCTGACCGTCAAAGTGCTGACGGCGGACGAAACGGCCCTCAAGAGGAACGCGCCCGCTTATACGGTTATAGAAGAGAAAGAGGCCGCCTCCGGCGAGAAGCCGTGGTAG